The following proteins are co-located in the Massilia litorea genome:
- a CDS encoding sulfate ABC transporter substrate-binding protein has protein sequence MFKKIARSLVAAALLAQSAAFAPLALAADVSLLNVSYDPTRELYQDYDAAFARYWKTKTGDNVTVKQSHGGSGKQARAVIDGLSADVVTLALAYDIDAISERGLIAHNWQDRLKYRSAPYTSTIVFLVRKGNPKGIKDWGDLVKPGVSVITPNPKTSGGARWNHLAAWGYALRQPGGSEATAREFINKLYKNVPVLDSGARGATTTFVERGIGDVLLAWENEALLALRELGPGKFEIVAPSVSILAEPPVAVVDKNAEKRGTSKVAQAYLEYLYSDEGQDIIAKNYYRPAVEKFSRKYASQFPSIKLFTLDQVAGNWTTAQKTHFADGGVFDQVYQPGKK, from the coding sequence ATGTTCAAGAAAATCGCCCGTTCGCTGGTAGCCGCCGCGCTGCTGGCCCAGTCCGCCGCATTTGCTCCCCTTGCCCTTGCAGCCGATGTTTCGCTGCTGAACGTCTCGTACGACCCGACGCGGGAGCTGTACCAGGATTACGACGCCGCCTTTGCCAGGTACTGGAAAACCAAAACCGGCGACAACGTCACGGTGAAGCAGTCGCATGGCGGCTCGGGCAAGCAGGCCCGCGCGGTAATCGACGGCCTCTCGGCCGACGTTGTCACCTTGGCACTGGCTTACGACATCGATGCTATCAGTGAACGCGGCCTTATCGCGCACAACTGGCAGGATCGCCTGAAGTACCGCAGCGCGCCTTACACCTCGACCATCGTGTTCCTGGTGCGTAAAGGCAATCCGAAAGGCATCAAGGACTGGGGCGACCTCGTGAAACCGGGCGTCTCGGTGATCACGCCGAATCCGAAGACCTCGGGCGGCGCCCGCTGGAACCATCTCGCGGCCTGGGGCTATGCACTGCGCCAGCCGGGCGGCAGCGAGGCCACCGCGCGCGAGTTCATCAACAAGCTGTACAAGAACGTGCCGGTGCTCGATTCGGGCGCACGCGGCGCTACCACCACCTTCGTCGAACGCGGCATCGGCGACGTGCTGCTGGCCTGGGAAAACGAAGCGCTGCTGGCGCTGCGCGAACTCGGTCCCGGCAAGTTCGAGATCGTGGCGCCGTCGGTGAGTATCCTGGCCGAGCCGCCTGTCGCCGTCGTTGACAAGAACGCGGAGAAGCGGGGTACCAGCAAGGTGGCCCAGGCTTACCTCGAATACCTGTACAGCGACGAAGGCCAGGACATCATCGCCAAGAACTACTACCGCCCGGCGGTCGAGAAGTTCTCGCGCAAGTATGCCTCGCAGTTCCCGAGCATCAAGCTGTTCACGCTCGACCAGGTCGCCGGCAACTGGACCACTGCCCAGAAGACCCACTTCGCCGATGGCGGCGTCTTCGACCAGGTTTACCAGCCGGGCAAAAAATAA
- a CDS encoding SDR family oxidoreductase yields MSAKLRNINEQVIVITGASSGIGLTTARMAAEQGAKLVLAARNGEALDQLASELRRQGCQVATVAADVGSAPDVERIAQTALERFGRIDTWVNNAGVGTFGRLEEVSLEDHQRLFQTNFWGVVNGSLEAVKRMKQRGGGALINVGSEVSDAPVPLQGMYSASKHAVKAFTDSLRMELEKEEAPISVTLIKPAAIDTMFAVHAKNYMDKEAVLPPPVYAPEIVAKAILYCAQHPKREVYVGGASRFISASRARMPHLMDRYVRATMFSQQKSKHDKMPGRPDALHAPDPTHALRERQGMTERSVKETSAYTTLSLNKTPLVTALLGGGALLAAWKLAGPGVARRRLGRV; encoded by the coding sequence ATGTCAGCAAAACTCCGCAACATTAACGAACAAGTCATCGTCATCACCGGCGCCAGCAGCGGCATCGGCCTCACCACGGCCCGCATGGCGGCCGAACAGGGCGCCAAGCTGGTGCTGGCCGCACGCAACGGCGAGGCCCTCGACCAGCTGGCCAGCGAACTGCGGCGCCAGGGTTGCCAGGTAGCGACAGTAGCCGCCGACGTCGGCAGTGCGCCCGATGTCGAGCGGATTGCCCAGACCGCGCTCGAGCGCTTCGGCCGTATCGATACCTGGGTCAACAACGCGGGCGTCGGCACCTTCGGCCGGCTGGAAGAGGTGTCGCTGGAAGACCACCAGCGCCTGTTCCAGACCAATTTCTGGGGAGTCGTCAACGGTTCGCTCGAAGCCGTGAAACGCATGAAGCAGCGCGGCGGCGGCGCCCTGATCAATGTCGGCAGCGAAGTGTCGGACGCCCCGGTGCCGCTGCAGGGCATGTATTCGGCCTCGAAGCATGCGGTGAAAGCCTTTACCGACTCGCTGCGCATGGAACTGGAAAAGGAAGAGGCGCCGATTTCCGTCACGCTGATCAAGCCGGCCGCGATCGACACCATGTTCGCCGTGCACGCGAAAAACTACATGGACAAGGAAGCGGTGCTGCCGCCGCCGGTGTATGCGCCCGAGATCGTGGCGAAAGCCATCCTGTACTGCGCCCAGCATCCGAAGCGCGAAGTCTATGTCGGCGGGGCCTCCAGGTTCATCTCCGCCAGCCGTGCGCGCATGCCGCACCTGATGGATCGCTATGTGCGCGCCACCATGTTCAGTCAGCAAAAGTCGAAGCACGACAAGATGCCCGGCCGTCCGGATGCCCTCCACGCGCCGGACCCGACGCATGCGCTGCGCGAGCGCCAGGGGATGACCGAGCGCAGCGTCAAGGAAACGTCGGCCTATACGACGCTGAGCCTGAACAAGACGCCGCTGGTGACAGCCCTGTTGGGTGGCGGGGCGCTGCTTGCGGCCTGGAAGCTGGCCGGACCGGGGGTGGCACGACGCAGGCTGGGACGCGTGTAA